In one window of Lewinellaceae bacterium DNA:
- a CDS encoding DinB family protein: protein MNEFENLSDLHREYTYRLQNTLESIPSELIVITPESGWSFYQIFDHIVQVESRIFGFITSGKKQEPKLNWETRRLHKAMTNRSYKVSSPEPFLPKSRESWSELYEKWQSMRSQLEHRISVGSIYFDDEEMLHPILGSLTRMDWFYVFYFHGERHRLQMEELMERLASA, encoded by the coding sequence ATGAATGAATTTGAGAACTTATCCGATCTCCACCGGGAGTATACCTACCGGCTGCAGAACACCCTGGAGTCCATCCCATCGGAACTGATCGTGATAACCCCGGAATCAGGATGGTCCTTTTATCAGATCTTTGATCATATCGTACAGGTGGAGTCCAGGATATTCGGTTTCATCACTTCCGGCAAAAAGCAGGAGCCAAAACTGAACTGGGAGACCAGACGCCTGCACAAGGCCATGACAAACCGTTCGTATAAAGTCAGCTCACCCGAACCATTCCTGCCAAAATCGCGCGAAAGCTGGTCCGAATTGTATGAAAAATGGCAATCGATGCGCAGCCAGCTTGAACATCGGATATCCGTGGGTTCCATATACTTTGACGATGAGGAAATGCTTCATCCGATATTGGGGAGCCTGACCCGAATGGACTGGTTCTATGTGTTTTATTTCCATGGTGAAAGGCACCGTCTGCAGATGGAAGAATTAATGGAGCGTCTTGCCAGTGCCTAG
- a CDS encoding AMP nucleosidase has translation MKTKEEIINNWLPRYTGLTLEAFGKYILLVNFQSYVELFAHQFDVPVIGADKPMPNATHGGITIINFGMGSPNAATIMDLLAAISPKACLFLGKCGGLRTDKNAVGDLILPIAAIRGEGTSNDYFPAEVPALPAFALQKAISTTIRDYAQDYWTGTVYTTNRRVWEHIQEFKDYLRRMRCLAIDMETATIFSVGFYNKIPTGALLLISDLPMTPDGVKTDISDQRVTANFAERHLNIGIDSLHQLINNAQTVRHLKF, from the coding sequence ATGAAAACAAAAGAAGAGATCATTAACAATTGGCTGCCACGTTACACCGGCTTGACCCTGGAAGCATTTGGAAAGTATATTTTGCTCGTCAATTTTCAATCTTACGTGGAGCTCTTTGCCCATCAGTTTGATGTGCCGGTCATTGGAGCGGATAAACCGATGCCCAATGCAACCCATGGCGGCATCACGATCATCAACTTTGGTATGGGAAGCCCCAATGCGGCGACGATAATGGATCTGCTGGCGGCGATATCACCCAAAGCCTGTCTTTTTTTAGGGAAATGCGGAGGATTGCGTACCGACAAAAATGCGGTTGGCGACTTGATCCTGCCCATTGCAGCCATCCGCGGGGAAGGTACTTCCAATGACTATTTTCCGGCAGAAGTCCCGGCGTTACCTGCATTCGCCCTGCAAAAAGCGATCAGCACCACGATCCGGGACTACGCTCAGGACTATTGGACCGGAACAGTTTACACCACGAACCGCAGGGTGTGGGAGCACATTCAGGAGTTCAAAGATTATCTGCGCAGGATGCGCTGTCTGGCGATCGATATGGAGACGGCCACCATCTTCTCGGTTGGATTTTACAATAAGATACCGACCGGTGCCCTGCTGCTCATTTCCGACCTGCCCATGACGCCGGATGGTGTGAAGACCGATATTAGTGATCAGCGGGTCACCGCCAATTTTGCAGAACGCCATCTGAATATCGGGATTGATTCACTGCATCAGCTGATCAACAATGCCCAAACGGTCCGGCATCTGAAATTCTAG
- the mce gene encoding methylmalonyl-CoA epimerase yields the protein MLTLDHVGIAVEDLETAISMYEDLLGQPPVHREIVESQMVEVAFFQTGATQIELIASRDPSSAIARFLDRKGPGIHHMAYKVARIQIAMRYMVEKGYELIDQTPRLGAQNKLICFLHPRSTQGVLIELCQHQKA from the coding sequence ATGTTAACATTAGATCACGTGGGGATTGCCGTGGAAGACTTGGAAACAGCAATTTCAATGTATGAGGACCTGCTTGGCCAGCCACCGGTACACCGCGAAATAGTAGAGTCACAAATGGTGGAGGTAGCTTTCTTTCAGACCGGTGCAACACAGATCGAACTGATCGCGAGCAGAGACCCAAGCAGCGCCATCGCCCGTTTTCTGGACCGCAAGGGACCCGGCATCCACCACATGGCTTACAAAGTCGCCAGAATCCAAATTGCCATGCGTTACATGGTGGAAAAGGGATACGAGCTCATCGACCAGACGCCCCGCCTGGGTGCGCAAAACAAACTGATTTGTTTCCTCCATCCCCGGTCAACCCAGGGCGTGCTTATCGAACTTTGCCAGCATCAAAAGGCCTGA
- a CDS encoding sulfite exporter TauE/SafE family protein, which yields MDWLQITIAIIGGLFAGIINTLAGNGSAITLTILTEVLGLPGNVANGTNRIGILAQGMASVRFFWKHNQHAIHRARWWILIIFIGAMVGVWVATAVSNAVFKQIFSYLMIGMLVVTLINPKRWLRTSDLEWKMPWVLSIPIFFILGFYGGFIQMGMGVFFLAVMVLVARYDLIDSNAIKNVVVVLYTAVVLVIFHLKGLVDWPVGLVIAIGQASGGWLAARFATRIPAANRWAYWLLIAVVVLSIFKLFGWWPF from the coding sequence ATGGATTGGCTGCAAATCACCATCGCAATCATTGGCGGTTTATTTGCCGGAATCATCAATACCCTGGCCGGCAATGGATCAGCCATCACGCTGACTATTCTGACAGAAGTACTGGGTCTTCCGGGTAATGTGGCCAATGGAACCAACCGCATCGGTATTCTGGCGCAGGGAATGGCCAGTGTTCGATTTTTCTGGAAGCACAACCAACATGCCATCCATCGCGCGCGCTGGTGGATCCTGATCATCTTTATCGGGGCTATGGTGGGCGTTTGGGTTGCCACTGCCGTCAGCAACGCCGTTTTCAAACAAATTTTCTCCTATCTGATGATCGGTATGCTGGTGGTTACTCTCATCAATCCCAAGCGGTGGTTGCGCACTTCCGATCTGGAATGGAAAATGCCCTGGGTCCTTTCCATACCCATCTTTTTTATCCTGGGATTCTACGGAGGCTTTATCCAAATGGGCATGGGTGTGTTTTTTCTGGCCGTCATGGTCCTGGTAGCCCGTTACGATCTCATTGATTCCAATGCCATCAAAAATGTAGTCGTGGTCCTGTACACTGCCGTGGTCCTGGTCATTTTTCACCTGAAAGGACTGGTTGACTGGCCGGTGGGACTGGTCATTGCCATCGGGCAGGCAAGTGGTGGATGGCTGGCAGCGCGTTTTGCCACGCGGATCCCTGCTGCTAACCGCTGGGCCTACTGGCTACTCATCGCCGTCGTCGTACTTTCCATTTTCAAGCTCTTCGGTTGGTGGCCATTTTAA
- a CDS encoding flavin reductase family protein, producing the protein MFKTFEPGPTPQRDFYQYLIGCVGPRPIAFVSTINQEGVPNLAPYSFFNAFSSNPPMVVFSSGLRGKDSSAKDTLNNVHLNGEVVINMVNYAIVQQMAIASVEFPPEVDEFVKSGLTPLESTWVKPYRVAESPASLECRVQEIIPLGNAGGAGHLVICLVLGIHIREDVIDENHRIDPHKMDLMGRLGRSYYVRASGQAVHTIVQPILEQVVGFDAIPAEYRNSSVLTGSDLAHFAGLSYLPASKDIGEHVHGDMTWQQLRQEAERSEELHRYLQHLVHTGRTDHAWHLMFG; encoded by the coding sequence ATGTTTAAGACCTTCGAACCAGGCCCCACACCTCAGCGTGATTTTTACCAATACCTGATCGGTTGTGTCGGTCCCCGTCCTATCGCGTTTGTGAGCACCATCAACCAGGAAGGAGTGCCGAATCTGGCGCCCTACAGCTTTTTTAATGCCTTCAGCAGCAATCCACCCATGGTGGTATTTTCTTCCGGACTGCGCGGTAAGGACAGTTCAGCGAAGGATACGCTGAACAATGTTCACCTGAATGGGGAAGTGGTCATCAATATGGTCAATTACGCCATTGTGCAGCAGATGGCCATAGCCAGTGTGGAATTTCCACCTGAAGTGGATGAATTTGTAAAATCCGGCCTGACGCCTCTGGAGAGTACTTGGGTCAAACCATACCGGGTTGCTGAATCACCTGCTTCCCTGGAATGCCGCGTGCAGGAAATCATACCACTGGGAAATGCCGGTGGGGCCGGACATTTGGTTATTTGCCTGGTTCTGGGGATCCATATCCGCGAAGATGTCATTGACGAAAATCACCGTATCGATCCGCATAAAATGGATTTGATGGGCCGTCTGGGTCGCAGCTACTATGTTCGTGCCAGCGGTCAGGCTGTGCATACGATCGTCCAGCCTATCCTTGAGCAGGTCGTCGGTTTTGATGCCATACCGGCAGAATACCGCAACAGCTCTGTTCTCACAGGAAGCGACCTGGCACATTTTGCAGGCCTTTCATACCTTCCGGCATCGAAGGATATCGGGGAACATGTTCACGGGGACATGACCTGGCAGCAACTGCGGCAAGAGGCTGAACGGAGTGAAGAGCTCCACCGTTACCTGCAGCATCTGGTCCATACCGGCCGGACAGACCATGCCTGGCATCTGATGTTTGGGTAG
- a CDS encoding flippase-like domain-containing protein produces MEDHYQDIKPEEEHEVLRSIRSSRIILPILLGLLVVGYLFWQKFNPEDFKKIDWNQHTLFWISIAAIILVIRHLAYAWRLHTLAGGAFSWMKSIELIFIWEFSSAVSPTSIGGSAVALFVLAQEKLKTAKVTAIVLYTIVLDTAFFIFTLIFLYLLFGSNMIRPNLHGWSDLDGWFFTFLASYLFMATYGFFFFYGLFIRPDKTAVLLRWVTRFRWLRRFRKRAAELGRDFVVSSRELKNRGLYFHFTAFASTAIAWSMRFLLLNALIIAIVPTTDMHFMAQFALYARLEAMFVIMAFSPTPGGAGFAEFVFGGFLSDYVPRGISLIVALIWRAMAYYSYLLAGVIIIPNWIRKVINRRRIEKLEQHQEQ; encoded by the coding sequence TTGGAAGACCACTACCAAGATATTAAACCCGAAGAAGAACATGAGGTGTTGCGCTCCATCCGTTCTTCGCGGATCATTTTACCCATCCTGCTGGGGCTGCTGGTCGTTGGATACCTCTTCTGGCAAAAATTTAATCCGGAGGATTTTAAGAAGATCGACTGGAATCAGCACACGCTTTTTTGGATCAGCATAGCCGCCATCATTTTGGTTATCAGGCATTTAGCCTACGCCTGGCGACTGCATACGCTGGCCGGAGGGGCTTTTAGCTGGATGAAATCCATTGAGCTGATATTTATCTGGGAATTTTCCAGTGCAGTCTCCCCAACCAGCATCGGAGGCTCTGCAGTAGCCTTATTTGTGCTGGCCCAGGAAAAACTTAAAACCGCCAAGGTGACCGCCATCGTCCTGTACACCATCGTCCTGGATACCGCATTCTTTATTTTTACCCTGATCTTTCTTTACCTGCTCTTTGGTTCCAATATGATCCGGCCCAATCTCCATGGATGGAGCGACCTGGATGGCTGGTTCTTTACCTTTTTGGCCTCTTACCTGTTCATGGCCACTTACGGCTTTTTCTTTTTTTACGGTTTGTTCATCCGGCCGGACAAAACCGCCGTACTGCTGCGCTGGGTGACACGCTTCCGTTGGCTGCGCCGGTTTAGAAAGCGGGCAGCAGAACTGGGCCGTGATTTTGTCGTTTCTTCCAGGGAACTGAAAAACCGCGGGTTGTATTTTCACTTCACGGCATTTGCCAGTACAGCGATCGCCTGGTCCATGCGATTTCTTTTATTGAATGCGTTGATCATTGCTATTGTACCCACTACCGACATGCATTTTATGGCTCAATTCGCCTTATACGCCCGCTTGGAAGCGATGTTTGTCATTATGGCATTCAGCCCCACTCCGGGAGGCGCGGGATTTGCCGAATTTGTATTTGGTGGCTTTCTCAGCGATTATGTACCAAGAGGCATCTCCCTGATTGTTGCATTGATCTGGCGGGCTATGGCTTATTATTCTTACCTGCTGGCAGGCGTGATCATTATTCCGAACTGGATCCGTAAAGTGATCAATCGAAGGAGGATCGAAAAACTCGAACAGCATCAGGAACAATAA
- a CDS encoding GlsB/YeaQ/YmgE family stress response membrane protein → MNLLYTLIVGAIAGWLAGYLIKGRGFGLVGNIIVGIIGGLIGGFIFSIVPILGRGYGFLGSLITSMMGAVILIYAVGWWKNRK, encoded by the coding sequence ATGAATTTGCTGTATACCTTAATTGTTGGAGCAATTGCCGGCTGGTTGGCTGGTTATTTGATCAAGGGCCGTGGTTTTGGTTTGGTGGGAAACATCATCGTGGGCATCATCGGCGGACTGATCGGCGGGTTTATCTTTAGCATCGTGCCTATTCTTGGCCGGGGCTATGGTTTTTTGGGTTCGCTGATCACTTCCATGATGGGTGCCGTCATCCTGATCTATGCGGTCGGATGGTGGAAAAACCGGAAATAA
- the rfbA gene encoding glucose-1-phosphate thymidylyltransferase RfbA, with protein sequence MKGIILAGGLGTRLYPLTLVTSKQLLPVYDKPMIYYPLSILMMAGIREILIISTPEDLPNFQRLLKDGSDIGCTIAYKEQKVPNGLAQAFVLGADFIGDDKVALILGDNIFYGNGMDKLLLSCQDPVGGVVFAYQVADPERYGVVEFDAQFNALSIEEKPTEPKSNFAVPGLYFYDNSVIEIARNLKPSPRGEYEITDVNRAYLAQGKLKVAVMGRGFAWLDTGTHHSLMQAGQFIQVIEERQGLKIGCIEEIAYHRGFIDAQQMQILGERYLKSGYGEYLLRVLNRKY encoded by the coding sequence ATGAAAGGGATCATTTTAGCAGGAGGACTGGGCACGCGTTTGTACCCCCTGACATTGGTGACGAGCAAGCAATTGTTGCCGGTTTACGACAAACCGATGATCTATTATCCGCTCTCGATCCTGATGATGGCGGGTATCCGTGAGATCCTGATCATTTCCACACCCGAAGACCTCCCTAATTTTCAACGACTGCTGAAAGATGGTTCGGACATAGGCTGCACTATCGCCTATAAGGAACAAAAGGTACCCAATGGACTGGCTCAGGCTTTTGTTTTGGGTGCAGATTTCATCGGCGATGATAAAGTAGCCCTCATCCTGGGCGACAACATTTTCTACGGGAATGGCATGGACAAATTGCTCCTTAGTTGCCAGGATCCAGTTGGCGGGGTCGTTTTCGCCTATCAGGTTGCAGACCCGGAGCGATATGGGGTGGTCGAATTCGATGCCCAGTTCAATGCCCTTTCCATTGAAGAAAAACCCACAGAACCGAAATCCAATTTTGCTGTTCCGGGCCTTTATTTTTACGACAACTCCGTCATTGAAATAGCCCGAAATCTTAAGCCCAGCCCCCGGGGTGAGTATGAAATTACCGATGTGAACCGGGCTTATCTGGCACAGGGAAAATTGAAAGTGGCTGTCATGGGCCGTGGTTTTGCCTGGCTGGATACGGGTACACACCATTCATTGATGCAGGCTGGACAATTCATCCAGGTCATTGAAGAAAGGCAGGGATTAAAAATCGGATGCATTGAAGAAATAGCCTACCACCGCGGCTTCATTGATGCCCAACAGATGCAGATCCTCGGTGAGCGATACCTGAAGAGCGGATATGGAGAGTATCTGCTACGGGTACTCAACCGGAAATACTGA
- the rlmD gene encoding 23S rRNA (uracil(1939)-C(5))-methyltransferase RlmD, which translates to MGRPVKTRQQVIIVDIADEGRTIGKTPEGEILLVEGALPGAVVDVQILRKRKGMSMARVIRQVSPSPWEVRPFCEHFGNCGGCKWQHLDYKHQLEFKEKSVRESLRRIAKIENAQVRPIMGSEHTRHFRNKLEYSFARHRWKTPEEIRSGEKLESTGAVGFHPPGFYDKVVDIHWCHLQDEPTNAIRNGLRDLARQHDFTFYDFIAQQGFLRGILVRKAAFTPDLMVAVIVGYDDQDAIATVMEYLISHFPEITSCQYAVNTKRNDALHDLEFITYAGLPFLHERLGSRTYRIGPKSFFQTNSYQALRMFETIASLADLNGTENVYDLYCGTGSIGLYLADQCRHVVGIEVIPEAIDEARMNQEINQIASADFFAGDVKDVLTDAFAEKYGRPDLIIVDPPRAGLHDQVIQFLNAIKAPKVIYVSCNPATQARDLGKMREVYQDISHQPMDMFPHTHHIENITLLTLKA; encoded by the coding sequence ATGGGCAGACCGGTAAAAACTCGTCAGCAGGTAATTATTGTTGACATAGCGGATGAAGGACGGACCATTGGTAAGACACCCGAAGGTGAGATTCTGTTGGTGGAAGGTGCTTTGCCGGGAGCAGTGGTTGATGTTCAGATCTTACGGAAACGCAAGGGAATGTCGATGGCACGGGTGATCCGGCAGGTCAGCCCGTCTCCGTGGGAGGTGAGGCCCTTCTGTGAACACTTTGGGAATTGTGGAGGCTGTAAATGGCAGCACCTGGATTATAAGCACCAGCTTGAATTCAAAGAAAAATCTGTCAGGGAATCATTGCGTCGCATCGCAAAAATCGAAAATGCACAAGTCCGGCCCATCATGGGCTCTGAACACACCAGGCACTTTCGCAACAAACTGGAATATTCATTTGCCCGGCATCGGTGGAAGACACCGGAAGAGATCCGGTCCGGTGAGAAGCTCGAGTCCACCGGAGCGGTAGGATTTCATCCGCCCGGATTTTACGATAAGGTCGTGGACATCCATTGGTGTCACTTGCAGGATGAGCCTACCAATGCCATCCGCAATGGTTTGCGGGATCTCGCCCGGCAGCACGATTTCACATTTTATGATTTCATTGCCCAGCAAGGTTTTTTACGGGGGATTCTGGTCCGTAAAGCAGCATTTACTCCCGATCTCATGGTTGCCGTAATCGTTGGCTACGACGATCAGGATGCGATTGCGACGGTCATGGAATACCTGATATCGCATTTTCCGGAAATCACATCTTGTCAGTATGCAGTCAATACCAAGCGCAACGATGCCCTGCATGATCTTGAGTTCATCACCTATGCCGGACTTCCTTTTCTCCATGAACGCCTGGGCTCCCGGACCTACCGGATAGGGCCGAAATCTTTTTTCCAGACCAATTCCTACCAGGCGCTGCGGATGTTCGAGACCATTGCATCACTCGCCGATCTCAACGGTACGGAAAACGTCTATGATCTCTATTGCGGCACCGGCAGTATCGGCCTCTACCTGGCAGATCAATGCCGCCATGTGGTCGGCATTGAAGTAATACCTGAAGCGATCGATGAGGCCAGGATGAATCAAGAGATCAATCAGATAGCAAGTGCGGATTTTTTCGCCGGGGATGTTAAGGATGTACTGACCGATGCATTTGCCGAAAAATACGGAAGGCCGGATTTGATCATTGTCGACCCGCCAAGAGCCGGGTTACACGATCAGGTGATCCAGTTTCTCAATGCCATCAAAGCGCCGAAAGTCATCTATGTCAGTTGTAATCCAGCTACGCAGGCACGGGATCTGGGTAAAATGCGCGAAGTGTACCAGGATATATCCCATCAGCCTATGGACATGTTTCCCCATACCCACCACATTGAAAATATTACCTTGTTGACATTAAAAGCATGA
- a CDS encoding OmpA family protein, translating into MERGRELIKARQFEQAETIYQKIIQEDTLNGQAWLDLGGIYQQLGKYPEAIGSIRKGMELQYDPQPQYLLALGDLYYHEKEFDKARQSIQAFLDSGEGQPQQIKTAREELDRLVLILDGEQHTISEMEPLPGNINTPYLEYLPAITAFERLIFTRRVGARELLLQSQYQDTGWSNPQSVFSWNTRYDLGGYSITPGGNRMVVTVCFDPSMHRSCDLFLLDKTASGWDTPHLLMAPVNTEFWESQPSISADGRTIYFSSNRPGGLGGSDIWMTFWQDSFWSAPVNLGAPVNTSGNEVTPFIHADDQTLYFASDGLFGLGAKDIFVSRKDSTGHWTEPQNLGYPVNTKGDDSGLSIQLDGQWAYLATDRFSNYQNNQGQLDIYRFHPDASWAPQPMTFLYVELFSAIDSTPVYGSVEVYRPNGEKAPTIEAIDSTHAWFACLPAHSTYGVYVNVPNWLPFSGHVDLTPQQNYYEPVHYSVYLQPVRSSGAIDTLEVPVILHNVFFATGSAELLDGSTQELSRLKTFLETNPDIRIEIRGHTDNTGSEAFNQELSNLRAEAVYNYLINEGILSSRLAYRGFGADKPIASNDTAEGRQQNRRTEFIVLK; encoded by the coding sequence ATGGAGCGCGGCAGAGAGCTGATCAAAGCCAGGCAGTTCGAACAGGCTGAAACCATCTATCAGAAGATCATTCAGGAAGATACCCTTAACGGTCAGGCGTGGCTGGACCTGGGAGGGATTTATCAGCAACTGGGCAAATATCCCGAAGCCATCGGATCCATCCGGAAAGGAATGGAACTTCAATACGACCCTCAACCGCAATATTTACTTGCACTGGGGGACCTCTATTATCACGAGAAAGAATTTGATAAGGCCAGACAATCGATACAGGCCTTTCTGGACAGTGGTGAAGGCCAACCGCAGCAAATCAAGACAGCCCGGGAAGAACTCGATCGCCTTGTCCTGATCCTGGACGGCGAACAACATACTATTTCTGAGATGGAGCCGCTTCCCGGCAACATCAATACCCCGTATCTGGAGTACCTGCCAGCCATCACCGCATTTGAGCGGTTAATTTTCACCAGGAGAGTAGGAGCGCGGGAATTATTACTCCAGAGCCAGTATCAGGATACCGGGTGGTCAAACCCACAATCTGTTTTTTCCTGGAACACGCGCTATGATCTGGGTGGCTACAGCATCACGCCCGGTGGTAACCGCATGGTCGTAACCGTATGCTTTGATCCATCCATGCACCGTAGTTGTGATCTTTTTCTATTGGATAAGACTGCTTCTGGATGGGATACCCCACATCTGCTCATGGCACCGGTCAATACCGAGTTTTGGGAGTCCCAGCCATCCATTTCAGCAGATGGTCGGACCATCTATTTCAGTTCGAACCGTCCTGGTGGATTAGGGGGTAGTGATATATGGATGACATTCTGGCAGGATTCCTTCTGGAGCGCCCCGGTTAATCTGGGAGCCCCGGTGAATACATCCGGCAATGAAGTGACACCATTTATCCATGCCGATGACCAAACCTTGTATTTTGCTTCAGATGGCCTCTTTGGATTGGGGGCTAAAGACATTTTTGTCAGCCGCAAAGACAGTACCGGACACTGGACCGAACCCCAGAACCTGGGATACCCGGTCAATACCAAAGGAGATGACAGTGGCTTGTCCATTCAGCTGGATGGACAATGGGCCTATCTGGCCACGGACCGGTTTTCCAATTACCAAAACAACCAGGGCCAGCTGGACATTTACCGCTTTCATCCGGATGCTTCCTGGGCACCCCAACCCATGACTTTCCTCTATGTCGAATTGTTCTCGGCTATTGACAGTACTCCGGTGTATGGATCCGTGGAAGTTTACCGCCCGAATGGTGAAAAGGCGCCAACCATCGAAGCCATTGACTCAACCCATGCCTGGTTCGCCTGTCTACCGGCCCACTCGACGTATGGAGTATATGTCAATGTGCCCAATTGGTTGCCTTTCAGCGGCCATGTGGATCTTACTCCGCAACAAAATTATTACGAGCCGGTACACTATTCCGTTTACCTGCAGCCGGTGAGATCTTCGGGTGCAATAGATACCCTTGAGGTGCCGGTCATTCTGCATAATGTGTTTTTTGCTACCGGTTCAGCGGAGTTGCTGGACGGTTCCACCCAGGAACTATCCCGGTTAAAGACATTTCTGGAAACAAACCCCGATATTCGCATCGAAATCCGGGGACATACGGACAACACCGGCTCTGAAGCGTTTAATCAGGAGTTGTCCAACCTCCGGGCAGAAGCGGTATATAATTACCTCATCAATGAAGGTATTTTGTCATCCCGTTTAGCCTATCGAGGATTCGGAGCTGATAAGCCCATTGCTTCCAACGATACGGCTGAGGGAAGACAGCAAAACCGCCGCACTGAATTTATTGTTCTGAAATAG
- a CDS encoding tetratricopeptide repeat protein, with protein sequence MQDLFYKSIFQGYLQFRNAKSYQKMLDMYNYRVENFYKNELALKESAHFDEEKLSYIVPRTVVQVTKKAWRNTVGIFEYLAEFAISGSIGAWMVDEGSILEAAMIEPVGDKIAVQAFLRGRALSDEEGSEKEAIQALTEAIEKFDKHAQAYERRGYVNMRLGNWEDAHYDFSKSLRLDEGNSYAYIGRAHLYMQKKQYKEAIADLRMATTTSIALQPIYWTATRMRAQCYALSNMIDKALFDYKLFVNRDFPPDHPNYKWLKYACYHYAKLLHEQNKNAEALKVIEKGEKLKQSQHPVDDAEWYLLSGEIKKAQGVAGYASDFEKAATAGSKQANALLSTLK encoded by the coding sequence ATGCAAGACTTGTTTTACAAATCCATCTTCCAGGGGTATCTCCAGTTCAGGAATGCCAAGAGTTACCAGAAGATGCTGGATATGTATAACTATCGTGTCGAGAACTTCTACAAAAATGAACTGGCTCTGAAAGAATCCGCCCATTTTGACGAAGAGAAATTGAGTTATATCGTGCCCCGTACGGTCGTCCAGGTAACTAAAAAAGCCTGGCGTAACACCGTCGGGATCTTCGAATACCTGGCGGAGTTTGCTATTTCCGGGAGTATCGGTGCCTGGATGGTTGATGAAGGGTCTATCCTCGAAGCAGCTATGATTGAACCGGTAGGGGACAAGATTGCGGTGCAGGCCTTTTTGCGCGGACGGGCACTCAGCGATGAAGAAGGCTCGGAAAAAGAAGCTATCCAGGCATTGACGGAAGCCATTGAGAAATTTGATAAACATGCCCAGGCTTACGAGCGCAGGGGCTATGTCAATATGCGGCTGGGCAATTGGGAAGATGCACACTATGATTTTTCCAAAAGTCTGCGACTGGATGAAGGCAATTCCTATGCTTACATCGGAAGAGCTCATCTTTACATGCAAAAGAAACAATACAAAGAGGCGATCGCTGACTTACGGATGGCTACCACCACCTCCATTGCATTGCAGCCTATCTACTGGACCGCCACCCGCATGCGCGCCCAGTGTTATGCACTCAGCAACATGATCGATAAAGCCCTCTTTGATTACAAGTTATTTGTAAACCGGGATTTTCCCCCGGACCACCCCAATTACAAATGGCTGAAATACGCGTGTTACCATTACGCCAAACTTCTGCATGAACAAAACAAGAATGCCGAGGCACTCAAAGTGATTGAAAAGGGTGAAAAACTAAAACAATCACAACATCCTGTAGACGACGCTGAATGGTATCTGTTATCCGGAGAAATCAAAAAGGCACAGGGCGTCGCCGGATATGCATCTGATTTTGAAAAAGCAGCTACTGCCGGATCGAAACAGGCCAATGCGTTGTTAAGCACATTAAAATAA
- a CDS encoding aminoacyl-tRNA hydrolase, which translates to MKYLIVGLGNIGSEYRHTRHNAGFLIVEALADHLGATFQEGRYGAMAQASFKGRKLWLLKPNTYMNRSGQAIRYWLDKEKVPLENLLVVVDELQLPFGQLRLRKKGSDGGHNGLKSIQEQLQSTEYNRLRIGIGNDFNRGQQIDYVLGEWSMEEKDGLPDIRNAGIEIIKSFIAIGADRTMSQYNG; encoded by the coding sequence ATGAAGTATTTGATCGTAGGATTAGGTAACATCGGCAGTGAATACCGCCATACCCGGCATAATGCTGGTTTTCTGATCGTGGAGGCATTGGCTGATCATTTAGGCGCCACCTTTCAGGAAGGACGGTACGGGGCGATGGCTCAGGCCAGTTTCAAAGGACGGAAATTGTGGTTGCTCAAACCAAACACCTACATGAATCGCAGCGGTCAGGCGATCCGGTATTGGTTGGACAAGGAAAAAGTCCCGCTGGAGAACCTGCTGGTGGTGGTCGATGAGCTTCAGCTTCCATTCGGACAATTGCGCCTGCGGAAGAAAGGCAGCGACGGAGGACACAATGGCTTGAAAAGCATTCAGGAGCAATTGCAGTCTACAGAATACAACAGGTTACGGATCGGTATCGGCAATGACTTTAACCGGGGCCAGCAAATCGATTATGTTCTTGGGGAGTGGTCGATGGAAGAAAAAGATGGCCTGCCTGATATCCGCAATGCGGGGATTGAGATCATCAAGTCCTTCATTGCCATCGGCGCCGACCGCACCATGAGCCAATACAACGGGTAA